In Spirosoma sp. KUDC1026, the sequence CAGCTCCGCCGTATCGTTATTGCTACCCGCAACAATAGTGTATTTCAGGACAACCAGGTACGTCGTGTTAAAACTATAGGGAGTTGTCGCGTACGTTGGTGCATCATTGGTTTTGCTGATGCCAAACTGAAAACCGCCCGTTGCGCTTTTGACGTACAGTCGGGAAGCAAATGTGCTGCCGATGGTGGCCCCCCCAAAATGGAAGAAATAATCACCGGTTGCCTGCGCGGCCGATACGTTAACAAGCATCGACGCATAAACCGATCCACTCGTCTGTGGGGTAAACGCCCGGTTGACGTCTTCTCCCGATGTAGTGAGCGACGCCGAACCGCCCGATGTGCTCAACCCGGAGTAGGTCAGGTTGGGTGCGGACGCGTTGATTGTGTTTGTGCCGGCTCCACTGTGGGCCGCCCAGCCCTGCAGCGTAAGCGAGTAGGGCAATGTGGTCGCGCCAAAATCTTCGGTCAGTAGCTGCGCCTGCGCCGTGCCGAACGACACCAGAAAAGCCGCAGTGAGCCAGGACCAGAAGTTGGCTAAACGTAGTTGTTGATTCATGAAAAATAGGATTAGTTATTTATCAGCAAAGCTACAACCTATCTGTATTTTGTCATTAGAAAGTGAGTAAGAATAAGACAGATATAACATGAAAAGCCCTGACCAGTCGACTGGTCAGGGCTTTTGAATACGGGCGTAAATTTGAGCTATAAGAAGTAGGGTATATCGGTTAATTAAGATGGGGCATGTTGTGGGCCAATTGCCGACGAACCGTGCTCCAGCGCCGACGCGACACCGGCAGCACTTCGCCGTTGGACAGGTGAACTAGGCCACCCGTGTCTGTACGCTCCAGCCGCTCTACGTACTGGCGATTGACAACGCAGTTACGGTGTAATCGGATGAACCACTCGGAGGGTAGTTTGGGTGCGTAATATTTCAACGTGCGAGGCATCAGCATACGGCGGCCATCGACCCAGTTTAACCAGCTGTAGTTGGCGACTGCCTGGAGGTAAACCAGGTCCTCAACCGGAAACGACTGCCGTCCACTCTCGCGCAGATAAAGTTTGAGTGGGGGCCAGTCAACCGGTGTAGTCCTGTCCGATGAACTGGCAGAAGAAAAGTAGGTCATGGTGCTTAATTTAAGATGTAGTTATGAGGAAAGAACCCAATGAGCTAGTTGATCATTTTGTCAATACAATAGTGGAAATAATATATTTTATGGTCTTTCTCTGGTGTAACAATGGCTATAAAATTTGTAACATTAGTTGTGAATGAATCTATTGGGTAGGTGAATGCGCTCTACAGCGATGCGAATGGAGGAGCTTACAAACGATGTATGATACTCGTTTTATAGCTACATTAAAAAATGAAAAGGGAAGGATCAAGCCATTTCCCGACGACGCTGTTCGATAAATTCAGAGGGCGTCATACGGTAATAGTCCTTGAAGACTTTGGAGAAATAAGCCGGGGTATCGAAACCAACCCGGTCGGCCACTTCAGCAATAGGAGCCCCGGTCATTAGCAAGTCGGCTGCCCGGTGCAGCCGGACAACGCGGATTAGTTCGTTAGGCGTAATGCCCGTCATGGTCTTTACTTTCCGGTTCAGGTGCATTCGACTAATGCCCAGTTCGCTCGCCAGTGACTCGACCCCGAAGCTGGAATCGTCGAGCTTATTTTCCAGAA encodes:
- a CDS encoding LytR/AlgR family response regulator transcription factor → MTYFSSASSSDRTTPVDWPPLKLYLRESGRQSFPVEDLVYLQAVANYSWLNWVDGRRMLMPRTLKYYAPKLPSEWFIRLHRNCVVNRQYVERLERTDTGGLVHLSNGEVLPVSRRRWSTVRRQLAHNMPHLN